In one window of Sardina pilchardus chromosome 23, fSarPil1.1, whole genome shotgun sequence DNA:
- the zeb2b gene encoding zinc finger E-box-binding homeobox 2b isoform X2, with translation MKQLIMADGPRCKRRKQANPRRKNAVLNYENVVETGSETEEDDKLPVSEEDGLLNGAASPASVANHEEAGSPLAGHTLLTKPDDDDDDMRDSGVDHVWHESDMLRASVDDEMKDDFDTMGPDATLQPVGNGTVKNVDCTSDFEEFFAKRKLDDSESHVVSIAEYLQRGDTAIIYPEAPEELSRLGTPEANGQEENDLPPGTPDAFAQLLTCPYCDRGYKRLTSLKEHIKYRHEKNEENFACPLCNYTFAYRTQLERHMATHKPGRDQHQLLNQGAGNRKFKCTECGKAFKYKHHLKEHLRIHSGEKPYECPNCKKRFSHSGSYSSHISSKKCIGLITVNGRMRNNMKTGSSPTSASSSPTNSAITQLRHKLENGKPLGLQDQSNHMDIKTEPLDFNDYKMMLASHGFGGPGSGGGGGGPFMNGGSGGGGSPLGVHPYSSAQSPMQHHLNMAMESQLLGYPHLSNNLSEVQKVLQIVDNTVCRQKMDCKPEDISKLKAYMKDLSAQMEEHKQGLASQAGGQGVGLPVVNHNGATKSIIDYTLEKVNEAKACLQSLTTDPKRQFSNIKKEKSNHHTVDIGTDEKKMNENNLMFTPYSCQYCKEAFAGPIPLHQHERYLCKMNEEIKAVLQPNENLTPNKPGMFAEKHAMLLSSIISDKAMTGPVNPYKDHMSVLKAYFAMNMEPNSEELLKISIAVGLPQEFVKEWFEQRKMYQYGNGRTPPMDRGMDRGMEVGLPATNHTPIKDSMAARSPVSLIKPPDHITSPTLAEFHNNVNNCDTPLRLSKTAHFTGTKQMAKIEKLDHHSRSNTPSPLNLSSASSKNSHSSSYTPNSFTSEDLQAEPLDLSLPKLMREAKHILTMKSHHKPSSVPIDHNNISSPREHLEEPLNLAYLSKKEFAASNGNNNTNGNLDKSTSHMFGINPFSAKPLYTQLPPQSAFPPPTFMPPVQASIPGLRAYPGLDQMGFLPHMAYTYAAGAATFAEMQQRRKYQRKQGFQGELLDGTGEYLSGLDDMTDSDSCLSRRKIKKTESGMYACDLCDKTFQKSSSLLRHKYEHTGKRPHQCQICKKAFKHKHHLIEHSRLHSGEKPYQCDKCGKRFSHSGSYSQHMNHRYSYCKREAEEREAAEREAREKGHLEPTELLMNRAYLQGITPPGYPDMEDRDRERERERERERERERERDRERERERDALLREGMNGGGMRERPKEVDGTYAKMGRREDEFEEEEEESENKSMDTDPDTLRDEEENGDHSMDDSSVDGKTEAKSDHEDNMEDGM, from the exons ATGAAATGAAAGATGACTTTGACACTATGGGGCCTGATGCCACTCTTCAACCAGTTGGAAACGGTACAG TTAAGAATGTTGATTGCACTTCAGACTTCGAGGAGTTCTTTGCCAAACGCAAGCTGGACGACAGCGAGAGCCACGTGGTCAGTATAGCCGAGTATCTCCAGCGCGGGGACACGGCCATCATTTACCCAGAAGCCCCGGAGGAGCTGTCCCGCCTGGGCACGCCTGAAGCCAACGGCCAGGAGGAGAATG acctaccACCTGGAACTCCAGATGCTTTCGCCCAGCTGCTGACCTGTCCGTACTGTGACCGGGGCTACAAGCGTTTGACATCGCTTAAGGAGCACATCAAGTACCGGCATGAGAAGAACGAGGAGAACTTCGCCTGCCCGCTGTGCAACTACACGTTTGCTTACCGCACCCAGCTCGAGCGGCATATGGCCACGCACAAGCCAGGACGAGATCAG cACCAACTGCTGAACCAGGGGGCTGGCAACCGCAAGTTCAAATGCACCGAGTGTGGCAAGGCCTTCAAATACAAGCACCATCTGAAGGAGCACCTGCGGATTCACAGTG GTGAGAAACCGTACGAATGCCCAAACTGCAAGAAGCGCTTCTCCCATTCGGGCTCCTACAGTTCCCACATCAGCAGCAAGAAGTGCATCGGCCTGATCACGGTCAACGGCCGCATGCGCAACAACATGAAGACGGGCTCCTCGCCCACGTCCgcatcctcctcccccaccaacAGCGCCATCACCCAGCTGCGGCACAAGCTGGAGAACGGGAAGCCCCTGGGCCTCCAGGACCAGTCCAACCACATGGACATCAAGACCGAACCACTGGACTTCAACGACTACAAGATGATGTTGGCCTCGCACGGCTTCGGCGGGCCTggcagcggtggcggcggcggggggcCGTTCATGAACGGTGGGTCAGGCGGCGGGGGAAGCCCGCTCGGGGTCCACCCCTACAGCTCGGCCCAGAGCCCCATGCAGCACCACCTCAATATGGCCATGGAGAGCCAGCTCCTAGGGTACCCGCACCTGAGCAACAACCTGAGCGAGGTGCAGAAGGTGCTCCAGATTGTCGACAACACTGTGTGCAGGCAGAAGATGGACTGCAAGCCCGAGGACATCTCCAAGCTCAAGGCGTACATGAAGGACCTCAGCGCTCAGATGGAGGAGCATAAACAGGGACTGGCCTCTCAGGCGGGAGGACAAGGCGTGGGCCTGCCCGTGGTCAACCACAACGGAGCCACCAAGAGCATCATCGACTACACGTTAGAGAAGGTGAACGAAGCCAAAGCCTGCCTACAGAGCTTGACCACGGACCCCAAGAGACAATTTAGCAATATCAAAAAGGAGAAGTCGAATCACCACACAGTCGACATAGGTACAGATGAGAAGAAGATGAACGAGAACAACTTAATGTTTACACCGTACTCTTGCCAATACTGCAAAGAGGCCTTCGCAGGTCCCATCCCTCTGCATCAGCACGAGCGCTACCTGTGCAAGATGAACGAGGAGATCAAGGCGGTCCTCCAGCCCAACGAGAACCTGACGCCCAACAAGCCGGGGATGTTTGCGGAGAAGCACGCCATGCTGCTCTCGTCCATCATCTCCGACAAGGCCATGACGGGGCCTGTCAATCCGTACAAGGACCACATGTCTGTTCTCAAGGCCTACTTCGCCATGAACATGGAGCCCAACTCCGAGGAGCTTCTCAAGATCTCCATCGCTGTGGGGCTCCCTCAGGAATTTGTCAAGGAGTGGTTCGAGCAGAGGAAAATGTACCAGTACGGCAACGGCAGAACGCCTCCCATGGACAGGGGCATGGACAGGGGAATGGAGGTGGGGCTGCCCGCTACCAACCACACCCCGATTAAAGACTCAATGGCCGCCAGGTCCCCGGTGTCCCTGATCAAGCCGCCCGACCACATCACGTCGCCAACTCTGGCGGAGTTCCACAACAACGTCAACAATTGCGACACTCCCCTCAGGCTGTCGAAAACCGCCCATTTTACCGGAACCAAACAGATGGCGAAGATAGAGAAGTTGGACCACCACTCCCGCAGCAACACTCCATCCCCGCTGAACCTCTCCTCCGCGTCGTCGAAGAACTCCCACAGCAGCTCGTACACGCCAAACAGCTTCACGTCCGAGGACCTCCAGGCCGAGCCACTGGACCTATCACTGCCAAAACTCATGAGGGAAGCCAAGCACATCCTGACCATGAAAAGCCACCACAAGCCCAGCAGCGTCCCGATCGACCACAACAACATTTCCTCCCCGCGGGAGCACCTAGAGGAGCCCTTGAATCTGGCCTACCTGTCCAAGAAGGAGTTCGCCGCCTCCAAcggcaacaacaacaccaacggCAACCTCGACAAAAGCACTAGCCACATGTTTGGCATCAACCCGTTTAGTGCCAAACCTTTGTACACACAACTGCCCCCACAGAGCGCGTTCCCCCCGCCCACCTTCATGCCCCCGGTGCAGGCCAGCATACCGGGCTTGAGGGCATATCCGGGACTCGATCAGATGGGCTTCCTGCCGCACATGGCCTACACGTACGCCGCGGGGGCTGCCACCTTTGCTGAGATGCAGCAGAGGCGAAAGTACCAGCGAAAGCAAGGTTTCCAG GGGGAGCTGCTTGACGGCACAGGAGAATATCTGTCTGGCCTGGATGACATGACAGACTCAGACTCCTGTCTGTCCCGGAGGAAGATTAAGAAGACAGAAAGTGGTATGTACGCGTGTGACTTGTGCGACAAAACATTCCAGAAGAGCAGTTCCCTCCTAAGACACAAATATGAGCACACAG GTAAGCGACCGCACCAGTGTCAGATCTGCAAGAAGGCGTTCAAACACAAGCACCATCTGATCGAGCACTCGCGGCTGCACTCCGGCGAGAAGCCCTACCAGTGTGACAAGTGCGGCAAGCGCTTCTCCCATTCGGGGTCGTACTCGCAGCACATGAACCACCGCTACTCGTACTGCAAGCGGGAGGCCGAGGAGAGGGAGGCGGCCGAACGCGAGGCCCGCGAGAAGGGCCATCTGGAGCCCACGGAGCTCCTGATGAACCGGGCCTACTTGCAGGGCATCACGCCTCCAGGCTACCCGGACATGGAGGACCGGGATCGGGAAAGGGAGCGCGAACGGGAAAGGGAGCGCGAGCGGGAACGCGAGAGAGATCGGGAACGAGAACGGGAACGGGACGCCCTCCTGCGCGAGGGCATGAACGGAGGAGGAATGAGAGAACGGCCGAAGGAAGTGGACGGAACGTACGCGAAGATGGGACGACGGGAAGACGAgttcgaggaggaggaggaggagagcgagaacAAGAGCATGGACACGGACCCAGACACGTTGAGGGACGAGGAGGAGAACGGTGACCACTCCATGGACGACAGTTCGGTTGACGGGAAAACTGAAGCCAAATCTGATCACGAGGACAATATGGAGGACGGCATgtaa
- the zeb2b gene encoding zinc finger E-box-binding homeobox 2b isoform X3 has protein sequence MKQLIMADGPRCKRRKQANPRRKNAVLNYENVVETGSETEEDDKLPVSEEDGLLNGAASPASVANHEEAGSPLAGHTLLTKPDDDDDDMRDSGVDHVWHESDMLRASVDGTDEMKDDFDTMGPDATLQPVGNGTVKNVDCTSDFEEFFAKRKLDDSESHVVSIAEYLQRGDTAIIYPEAPEELSRLGTPEANGQEENDLPPGTPDAFAQLLTCPYCDRGYKRLTSLKEHIKYRHEKNEENFACPLCNYTFAYRTQLERHMATHKPGRDQHQLLNQGAGNRKFKCTECGKAFKYKHHLKEHLRIHSGEKPYECPNCKKRFSHSGSYSSHISSKKCIGLITVNGRMRNNMKTGSSPTSASSSPTNSAITQLRHKLENGKPLGLQDQSNHMDIKTEPLDFNDYKMMLASHGFGGPGSGGGGGGPFMNGGSGGGGSPLGVHPYSSAQSPMQHHLNMAMESQLLGYPHLSNNLSEVQKVLQIVDNTVCRQKMDCKPEDISKLKAYMKDLSAQMEEHKQGLASQAGGQGVGLPVVNHNGATKSIIDYTLEKVNEAKACLQSLTTDPKRQFSNIKKEKSNHHTVDIGTDEKKMNENNLMFTPYSCQYCKEAFAGPIPLHQHERYLCKMNEEIKAVLQPNENLTPNKPGMFAEKHAMLLSSIISDKAMTGPVNPYKDHMSVLKAYFAMNMEPNSEELLKISIAVGLPQEFVKEWFEQRKMYQYGNGRTPPMDRGMDRGMEVGLPATNHTPIKDSMAARSPVSLIKPPDHITSPTLAEFHNNVNNCDTPLRLSKTAHFTGTKQMAKIEKLDHHSRSNTPSPLNLSSASSKNSHSSSYTPNSFTSEDLQAEPLDLSLPKLMREAKHILTMKSHHKPSSVPIDHNNISSPREHLEEPLNLAYLSKKEFAASNGNNNTNGNLDKSTSHMFGINPFSAKPLYTQLPPQSAFPPPTFMPPVQASIPGLRAYPGLDQMGFLPHMAYTYAAGAATFAEMQQRRKYQRKQGFQGELLDGTGEYLSGLDDMTDSDSCLSRRKIKKTESGKRPHQCQICKKAFKHKHHLIEHSRLHSGEKPYQCDKCGKRFSHSGSYSQHMNHRYSYCKREAEEREAAEREAREKGHLEPTELLMNRAYLQGITPPGYPDMEDRDRERERERERERERERERDRERERERDALLREGMNGGGMRERPKEVDGTYAKMGRREDEFEEEEEESENKSMDTDPDTLRDEEENGDHSMDDSSVDGKTEAKSDHEDNMEDGM, from the exons ATGAAATGAAAGATGACTTTGACACTATGGGGCCTGATGCCACTCTTCAACCAGTTGGAAACGGTACAG TTAAGAATGTTGATTGCACTTCAGACTTCGAGGAGTTCTTTGCCAAACGCAAGCTGGACGACAGCGAGAGCCACGTGGTCAGTATAGCCGAGTATCTCCAGCGCGGGGACACGGCCATCATTTACCCAGAAGCCCCGGAGGAGCTGTCCCGCCTGGGCACGCCTGAAGCCAACGGCCAGGAGGAGAATG acctaccACCTGGAACTCCAGATGCTTTCGCCCAGCTGCTGACCTGTCCGTACTGTGACCGGGGCTACAAGCGTTTGACATCGCTTAAGGAGCACATCAAGTACCGGCATGAGAAGAACGAGGAGAACTTCGCCTGCCCGCTGTGCAACTACACGTTTGCTTACCGCACCCAGCTCGAGCGGCATATGGCCACGCACAAGCCAGGACGAGATCAG cACCAACTGCTGAACCAGGGGGCTGGCAACCGCAAGTTCAAATGCACCGAGTGTGGCAAGGCCTTCAAATACAAGCACCATCTGAAGGAGCACCTGCGGATTCACAGTG GTGAGAAACCGTACGAATGCCCAAACTGCAAGAAGCGCTTCTCCCATTCGGGCTCCTACAGTTCCCACATCAGCAGCAAGAAGTGCATCGGCCTGATCACGGTCAACGGCCGCATGCGCAACAACATGAAGACGGGCTCCTCGCCCACGTCCgcatcctcctcccccaccaacAGCGCCATCACCCAGCTGCGGCACAAGCTGGAGAACGGGAAGCCCCTGGGCCTCCAGGACCAGTCCAACCACATGGACATCAAGACCGAACCACTGGACTTCAACGACTACAAGATGATGTTGGCCTCGCACGGCTTCGGCGGGCCTggcagcggtggcggcggcggggggcCGTTCATGAACGGTGGGTCAGGCGGCGGGGGAAGCCCGCTCGGGGTCCACCCCTACAGCTCGGCCCAGAGCCCCATGCAGCACCACCTCAATATGGCCATGGAGAGCCAGCTCCTAGGGTACCCGCACCTGAGCAACAACCTGAGCGAGGTGCAGAAGGTGCTCCAGATTGTCGACAACACTGTGTGCAGGCAGAAGATGGACTGCAAGCCCGAGGACATCTCCAAGCTCAAGGCGTACATGAAGGACCTCAGCGCTCAGATGGAGGAGCATAAACAGGGACTGGCCTCTCAGGCGGGAGGACAAGGCGTGGGCCTGCCCGTGGTCAACCACAACGGAGCCACCAAGAGCATCATCGACTACACGTTAGAGAAGGTGAACGAAGCCAAAGCCTGCCTACAGAGCTTGACCACGGACCCCAAGAGACAATTTAGCAATATCAAAAAGGAGAAGTCGAATCACCACACAGTCGACATAGGTACAGATGAGAAGAAGATGAACGAGAACAACTTAATGTTTACACCGTACTCTTGCCAATACTGCAAAGAGGCCTTCGCAGGTCCCATCCCTCTGCATCAGCACGAGCGCTACCTGTGCAAGATGAACGAGGAGATCAAGGCGGTCCTCCAGCCCAACGAGAACCTGACGCCCAACAAGCCGGGGATGTTTGCGGAGAAGCACGCCATGCTGCTCTCGTCCATCATCTCCGACAAGGCCATGACGGGGCCTGTCAATCCGTACAAGGACCACATGTCTGTTCTCAAGGCCTACTTCGCCATGAACATGGAGCCCAACTCCGAGGAGCTTCTCAAGATCTCCATCGCTGTGGGGCTCCCTCAGGAATTTGTCAAGGAGTGGTTCGAGCAGAGGAAAATGTACCAGTACGGCAACGGCAGAACGCCTCCCATGGACAGGGGCATGGACAGGGGAATGGAGGTGGGGCTGCCCGCTACCAACCACACCCCGATTAAAGACTCAATGGCCGCCAGGTCCCCGGTGTCCCTGATCAAGCCGCCCGACCACATCACGTCGCCAACTCTGGCGGAGTTCCACAACAACGTCAACAATTGCGACACTCCCCTCAGGCTGTCGAAAACCGCCCATTTTACCGGAACCAAACAGATGGCGAAGATAGAGAAGTTGGACCACCACTCCCGCAGCAACACTCCATCCCCGCTGAACCTCTCCTCCGCGTCGTCGAAGAACTCCCACAGCAGCTCGTACACGCCAAACAGCTTCACGTCCGAGGACCTCCAGGCCGAGCCACTGGACCTATCACTGCCAAAACTCATGAGGGAAGCCAAGCACATCCTGACCATGAAAAGCCACCACAAGCCCAGCAGCGTCCCGATCGACCACAACAACATTTCCTCCCCGCGGGAGCACCTAGAGGAGCCCTTGAATCTGGCCTACCTGTCCAAGAAGGAGTTCGCCGCCTCCAAcggcaacaacaacaccaacggCAACCTCGACAAAAGCACTAGCCACATGTTTGGCATCAACCCGTTTAGTGCCAAACCTTTGTACACACAACTGCCCCCACAGAGCGCGTTCCCCCCGCCCACCTTCATGCCCCCGGTGCAGGCCAGCATACCGGGCTTGAGGGCATATCCGGGACTCGATCAGATGGGCTTCCTGCCGCACATGGCCTACACGTACGCCGCGGGGGCTGCCACCTTTGCTGAGATGCAGCAGAGGCGAAAGTACCAGCGAAAGCAAGGTTTCCAG GGGGAGCTGCTTGACGGCACAGGAGAATATCTGTCTGGCCTGGATGACATGACAGACTCAGACTCCTGTCTGTCCCGGAGGAAGATTAAGAAGACAGAAAGTG GTAAGCGACCGCACCAGTGTCAGATCTGCAAGAAGGCGTTCAAACACAAGCACCATCTGATCGAGCACTCGCGGCTGCACTCCGGCGAGAAGCCCTACCAGTGTGACAAGTGCGGCAAGCGCTTCTCCCATTCGGGGTCGTACTCGCAGCACATGAACCACCGCTACTCGTACTGCAAGCGGGAGGCCGAGGAGAGGGAGGCGGCCGAACGCGAGGCCCGCGAGAAGGGCCATCTGGAGCCCACGGAGCTCCTGATGAACCGGGCCTACTTGCAGGGCATCACGCCTCCAGGCTACCCGGACATGGAGGACCGGGATCGGGAAAGGGAGCGCGAACGGGAAAGGGAGCGCGAGCGGGAACGCGAGAGAGATCGGGAACGAGAACGGGAACGGGACGCCCTCCTGCGCGAGGGCATGAACGGAGGAGGAATGAGAGAACGGCCGAAGGAAGTGGACGGAACGTACGCGAAGATGGGACGACGGGAAGACGAgttcgaggaggaggaggaggagagcgagaacAAGAGCATGGACACGGACCCAGACACGTTGAGGGACGAGGAGGAGAACGGTGACCACTCCATGGACGACAGTTCGGTTGACGGGAAAACTGAAGCCAAATCTGATCACGAGGACAATATGGAGGACGGCATgtaa
- the zeb2b gene encoding zinc finger E-box-binding homeobox 2b isoform X1: protein MKQLIMADGPRCKRRKQANPRRKNAVLNYENVVETGSETEEDDKLPVSEEDGLLNGAASPASVANHEEAGSPLAGHTLLTKPDDDDDDMRDSGVDHVWHESDMLRASVDGTDEMKDDFDTMGPDATLQPVGNGTVKNVDCTSDFEEFFAKRKLDDSESHVVSIAEYLQRGDTAIIYPEAPEELSRLGTPEANGQEENDLPPGTPDAFAQLLTCPYCDRGYKRLTSLKEHIKYRHEKNEENFACPLCNYTFAYRTQLERHMATHKPGRDQHQLLNQGAGNRKFKCTECGKAFKYKHHLKEHLRIHSGEKPYECPNCKKRFSHSGSYSSHISSKKCIGLITVNGRMRNNMKTGSSPTSASSSPTNSAITQLRHKLENGKPLGLQDQSNHMDIKTEPLDFNDYKMMLASHGFGGPGSGGGGGGPFMNGGSGGGGSPLGVHPYSSAQSPMQHHLNMAMESQLLGYPHLSNNLSEVQKVLQIVDNTVCRQKMDCKPEDISKLKAYMKDLSAQMEEHKQGLASQAGGQGVGLPVVNHNGATKSIIDYTLEKVNEAKACLQSLTTDPKRQFSNIKKEKSNHHTVDIGTDEKKMNENNLMFTPYSCQYCKEAFAGPIPLHQHERYLCKMNEEIKAVLQPNENLTPNKPGMFAEKHAMLLSSIISDKAMTGPVNPYKDHMSVLKAYFAMNMEPNSEELLKISIAVGLPQEFVKEWFEQRKMYQYGNGRTPPMDRGMDRGMEVGLPATNHTPIKDSMAARSPVSLIKPPDHITSPTLAEFHNNVNNCDTPLRLSKTAHFTGTKQMAKIEKLDHHSRSNTPSPLNLSSASSKNSHSSSYTPNSFTSEDLQAEPLDLSLPKLMREAKHILTMKSHHKPSSVPIDHNNISSPREHLEEPLNLAYLSKKEFAASNGNNNTNGNLDKSTSHMFGINPFSAKPLYTQLPPQSAFPPPTFMPPVQASIPGLRAYPGLDQMGFLPHMAYTYAAGAATFAEMQQRRKYQRKQGFQGELLDGTGEYLSGLDDMTDSDSCLSRRKIKKTESGMYACDLCDKTFQKSSSLLRHKYEHTGKRPHQCQICKKAFKHKHHLIEHSRLHSGEKPYQCDKCGKRFSHSGSYSQHMNHRYSYCKREAEEREAAEREAREKGHLEPTELLMNRAYLQGITPPGYPDMEDRDRERERERERERERERERDRERERERDALLREGMNGGGMRERPKEVDGTYAKMGRREDEFEEEEEESENKSMDTDPDTLRDEEENGDHSMDDSSVDGKTEAKSDHEDNMEDGM from the exons ATGAAATGAAAGATGACTTTGACACTATGGGGCCTGATGCCACTCTTCAACCAGTTGGAAACGGTACAG TTAAGAATGTTGATTGCACTTCAGACTTCGAGGAGTTCTTTGCCAAACGCAAGCTGGACGACAGCGAGAGCCACGTGGTCAGTATAGCCGAGTATCTCCAGCGCGGGGACACGGCCATCATTTACCCAGAAGCCCCGGAGGAGCTGTCCCGCCTGGGCACGCCTGAAGCCAACGGCCAGGAGGAGAATG acctaccACCTGGAACTCCAGATGCTTTCGCCCAGCTGCTGACCTGTCCGTACTGTGACCGGGGCTACAAGCGTTTGACATCGCTTAAGGAGCACATCAAGTACCGGCATGAGAAGAACGAGGAGAACTTCGCCTGCCCGCTGTGCAACTACACGTTTGCTTACCGCACCCAGCTCGAGCGGCATATGGCCACGCACAAGCCAGGACGAGATCAG cACCAACTGCTGAACCAGGGGGCTGGCAACCGCAAGTTCAAATGCACCGAGTGTGGCAAGGCCTTCAAATACAAGCACCATCTGAAGGAGCACCTGCGGATTCACAGTG GTGAGAAACCGTACGAATGCCCAAACTGCAAGAAGCGCTTCTCCCATTCGGGCTCCTACAGTTCCCACATCAGCAGCAAGAAGTGCATCGGCCTGATCACGGTCAACGGCCGCATGCGCAACAACATGAAGACGGGCTCCTCGCCCACGTCCgcatcctcctcccccaccaacAGCGCCATCACCCAGCTGCGGCACAAGCTGGAGAACGGGAAGCCCCTGGGCCTCCAGGACCAGTCCAACCACATGGACATCAAGACCGAACCACTGGACTTCAACGACTACAAGATGATGTTGGCCTCGCACGGCTTCGGCGGGCCTggcagcggtggcggcggcggggggcCGTTCATGAACGGTGGGTCAGGCGGCGGGGGAAGCCCGCTCGGGGTCCACCCCTACAGCTCGGCCCAGAGCCCCATGCAGCACCACCTCAATATGGCCATGGAGAGCCAGCTCCTAGGGTACCCGCACCTGAGCAACAACCTGAGCGAGGTGCAGAAGGTGCTCCAGATTGTCGACAACACTGTGTGCAGGCAGAAGATGGACTGCAAGCCCGAGGACATCTCCAAGCTCAAGGCGTACATGAAGGACCTCAGCGCTCAGATGGAGGAGCATAAACAGGGACTGGCCTCTCAGGCGGGAGGACAAGGCGTGGGCCTGCCCGTGGTCAACCACAACGGAGCCACCAAGAGCATCATCGACTACACGTTAGAGAAGGTGAACGAAGCCAAAGCCTGCCTACAGAGCTTGACCACGGACCCCAAGAGACAATTTAGCAATATCAAAAAGGAGAAGTCGAATCACCACACAGTCGACATAGGTACAGATGAGAAGAAGATGAACGAGAACAACTTAATGTTTACACCGTACTCTTGCCAATACTGCAAAGAGGCCTTCGCAGGTCCCATCCCTCTGCATCAGCACGAGCGCTACCTGTGCAAGATGAACGAGGAGATCAAGGCGGTCCTCCAGCCCAACGAGAACCTGACGCCCAACAAGCCGGGGATGTTTGCGGAGAAGCACGCCATGCTGCTCTCGTCCATCATCTCCGACAAGGCCATGACGGGGCCTGTCAATCCGTACAAGGACCACATGTCTGTTCTCAAGGCCTACTTCGCCATGAACATGGAGCCCAACTCCGAGGAGCTTCTCAAGATCTCCATCGCTGTGGGGCTCCCTCAGGAATTTGTCAAGGAGTGGTTCGAGCAGAGGAAAATGTACCAGTACGGCAACGGCAGAACGCCTCCCATGGACAGGGGCATGGACAGGGGAATGGAGGTGGGGCTGCCCGCTACCAACCACACCCCGATTAAAGACTCAATGGCCGCCAGGTCCCCGGTGTCCCTGATCAAGCCGCCCGACCACATCACGTCGCCAACTCTGGCGGAGTTCCACAACAACGTCAACAATTGCGACACTCCCCTCAGGCTGTCGAAAACCGCCCATTTTACCGGAACCAAACAGATGGCGAAGATAGAGAAGTTGGACCACCACTCCCGCAGCAACACTCCATCCCCGCTGAACCTCTCCTCCGCGTCGTCGAAGAACTCCCACAGCAGCTCGTACACGCCAAACAGCTTCACGTCCGAGGACCTCCAGGCCGAGCCACTGGACCTATCACTGCCAAAACTCATGAGGGAAGCCAAGCACATCCTGACCATGAAAAGCCACCACAAGCCCAGCAGCGTCCCGATCGACCACAACAACATTTCCTCCCCGCGGGAGCACCTAGAGGAGCCCTTGAATCTGGCCTACCTGTCCAAGAAGGAGTTCGCCGCCTCCAAcggcaacaacaacaccaacggCAACCTCGACAAAAGCACTAGCCACATGTTTGGCATCAACCCGTTTAGTGCCAAACCTTTGTACACACAACTGCCCCCACAGAGCGCGTTCCCCCCGCCCACCTTCATGCCCCCGGTGCAGGCCAGCATACCGGGCTTGAGGGCATATCCGGGACTCGATCAGATGGGCTTCCTGCCGCACATGGCCTACACGTACGCCGCGGGGGCTGCCACCTTTGCTGAGATGCAGCAGAGGCGAAAGTACCAGCGAAAGCAAGGTTTCCAG GGGGAGCTGCTTGACGGCACAGGAGAATATCTGTCTGGCCTGGATGACATGACAGACTCAGACTCCTGTCTGTCCCGGAGGAAGATTAAGAAGACAGAAAGTGGTATGTACGCGTGTGACTTGTGCGACAAAACATTCCAGAAGAGCAGTTCCCTCCTAAGACACAAATATGAGCACACAG GTAAGCGACCGCACCAGTGTCAGATCTGCAAGAAGGCGTTCAAACACAAGCACCATCTGATCGAGCACTCGCGGCTGCACTCCGGCGAGAAGCCCTACCAGTGTGACAAGTGCGGCAAGCGCTTCTCCCATTCGGGGTCGTACTCGCAGCACATGAACCACCGCTACTCGTACTGCAAGCGGGAGGCCGAGGAGAGGGAGGCGGCCGAACGCGAGGCCCGCGAGAAGGGCCATCTGGAGCCCACGGAGCTCCTGATGAACCGGGCCTACTTGCAGGGCATCACGCCTCCAGGCTACCCGGACATGGAGGACCGGGATCGGGAAAGGGAGCGCGAACGGGAAAGGGAGCGCGAGCGGGAACGCGAGAGAGATCGGGAACGAGAACGGGAACGGGACGCCCTCCTGCGCGAGGGCATGAACGGAGGAGGAATGAGAGAACGGCCGAAGGAAGTGGACGGAACGTACGCGAAGATGGGACGACGGGAAGACGAgttcgaggaggaggaggaggagagcgagaacAAGAGCATGGACACGGACCCAGACACGTTGAGGGACGAGGAGGAGAACGGTGACCACTCCATGGACGACAGTTCGGTTGACGGGAAAACTGAAGCCAAATCTGATCACGAGGACAATATGGAGGACGGCATgtaa